The following coding sequences are from one Geothrix sp. window:
- a CDS encoding pyridoxine 5'-phosphate synthase → MNLRLGVNVDHVATLRQARGGHEPEPVAAALLAQSAGAHGITVHIRGDRRHIQERDLRVLKEVLAVPLNVECAATPEALEAVIPIKPSWVTLVPESREELTTQGGLDAIFLQGMLKPVVRELRGAGIHVSLFVDPVLDQVKMAAKLEADAVELNTGTYSDLPMDSDPSLELGRLRDAARLASRLGLRALAGHGLNLQNVGPVAAIPELEELNIGHSLIGRAVLVGLDRAVEEMLTAMGEVRP, encoded by the coding sequence TTGAATCTCAGGCTTGGCGTCAACGTCGATCATGTGGCCACCCTCCGCCAGGCCCGCGGAGGTCATGAGCCTGAGCCGGTGGCCGCAGCGCTCCTGGCCCAGAGCGCCGGGGCCCACGGCATCACGGTCCACATCCGCGGCGATCGCAGGCACATCCAGGAGCGGGATCTCCGGGTGCTGAAGGAGGTCCTCGCCGTGCCGCTGAACGTGGAGTGCGCGGCGACGCCTGAAGCGCTGGAAGCCGTCATCCCCATCAAACCCTCCTGGGTGACCCTGGTCCCCGAGAGCCGCGAGGAACTCACCACCCAGGGCGGCCTCGACGCCATCTTCCTCCAGGGGATGCTCAAGCCCGTGGTCCGCGAGCTGCGCGGCGCGGGCATCCACGTCAGCCTCTTCGTCGATCCCGTGCTCGACCAGGTGAAGATGGCCGCCAAGCTGGAGGCGGACGCCGTGGAACTGAACACGGGCACCTACAGCGACCTGCCCATGGATTCCGACCCCTCCCTGGAACTGGGCCGCCTCCGGGATGCGGCGCGACTGGCCAGCCGCCTGGGCCTCCGCGCACTCGCAGGACATGGCCTCAACCTCCAGAACGTGGGCCCGGTGGCCGCCATCCCGGAACTCGAAGAGCTCAACATCGGCCACAGCCTCATCGGAAGGGCCGTCCTCGTGGGGCTGGACCGGGCCGTCGAGGAAATGCTCACGGCCATGGGGGAGGTCCGCCCATGA
- a CDS encoding response regulator yields the protein MSTVLIVDDDPAVRQVLREFVELEGHRVLEAADSSFARKALAQERVDLIFLDVLMPGESGTALCHSIKDDPECQGMKVILLTGFDGERAWSQGLRSGADIFLVKPVNRARIKVLLEELLTPERQA from the coding sequence ATGAGCACCGTGCTGATCGTGGATGACGACCCCGCCGTTCGCCAGGTCCTGCGGGAATTCGTCGAGCTGGAGGGCCACCGGGTGCTCGAGGCGGCCGATTCGAGCTTCGCCCGGAAGGCCCTGGCGCAGGAACGCGTGGACCTGATCTTCCTGGATGTGCTGATGCCCGGGGAGAGCGGGACGGCCCTCTGCCATTCCATCAAGGACGACCCGGAGTGCCAGGGCATGAAGGTGATCCTCCTCACCGGATTCGACGGCGAGCGGGCCTGGTCGCAGGGTCTTCGAAGCGGCGCCGACATCTTCCTGGTCAAGCCGGTGAACCGTGCGCGGATCAAGGTGCTGCTTGAAGAGCTCCTCACTCCGGAGCGCCAGGCATGA